Proteins found in one Drosophila innubila isolate TH190305 chromosome X, UK_Dinn_1.0, whole genome shotgun sequence genomic segment:
- the LOC117793527 gene encoding keratin, type I cytoskeletal 10 isoform X2 has translation MSATSTKCSKCQREAEDEATLCKNCAASTDAKDEKKQREKEEEKEEAKTEKDCVKMEIDTDLTTTETLDDLDELDELTKQKEEKEKEMARQNQQKQSEAKQQQQQLMTKVKEEAEQQQQPEEQSLLIKAELAADGDADSKMAAVPSQTCQAPNAPASQATQRGGKITRSSLNGSRSPNIMKRLRKSTRSTRFKAKLTGRGGAAGGGGAGGAGAGGGATNGHNGATNCKTHGKLGGGAAGGGGGGSAASTPRNRRTLFKRPAQKTPRVQATTRFVKSVFYKGSYMQIGDIVSIVDSEHNVYYAQIRGLLVDAYCEKSAFLTWLIPTQDSPDPRDGFDPATYLIGPDEELSRKLCYLEFIMHAPSNYYFDRTTPFPLPDVDEYAAQRTGGFIWTRLPIFKRERERERERERDRVGKAAA, from the exons atgtccgCCACTTCCACAAAGTGCAGCAAGTGCCAGAGAGAGGCAGAAGATGAGGCTACACTTTGCAAAAACTGCGCTGCTTCCACAGATGCCAAAGACGAGAAGAAGCAGCGGGaaaaggaggaggagaaggaggaggcaAAGACAGAGAAGGATTGtgtaaaaatggaaattgatACGGATTTGACAACAACGGAAACATTGGACGATCTAGATGAACTGGACGAGCTCACAAAGcagaaggaggagaaggagaaggaaaTGGCAAGGCagaatcaacaaaaacaaagcgaagcgaaacagcaacaacaacaactgatgACAAAAGTAAAAGAGGAGgcggagcagcagcagcagccggaGGAGCAGTCGCTGCTAATAAAAGCGGAGTTAGCAGCGGACGGCGATGCCGACAGCAAAATGGCGGCTGTGCCTAGCCAGACATGCCAAGCCCCCAACGCCCCCGCCTCCCAGGCGACACAACGTGGGGGGAAGATCACGAGGAGCAGCTTGAACGGATCACGTTCCCCGAATATCATGAAGCGACTGAGGAAGAGCACGAGGAGCACGCGATTCAAGGCGAAGCTAACGGGACGCGGTGGAGCAGCTggcggaggaggagcag gaggagcaggagccgGAGGAGGAGCAACAAATGGACACAATGGAGCAACGAATTGCAAGACACATGGCAAACtaggaggaggagcagcaggaggaggaggcggaggaTCAGCTGCATCGACTCCCAGAAATCGGCGGACATTATTCAAGCGTCCGGCACAGAAGACTCCAAGAGTCCAGGCGACCACGAGATTCGTAAAGAGCGTCTTCTACAAGGGCAGCTACATGCAGATTGGAGACATCGTCAGCATCGTGGACAGCGAACATAATGTTTACTATGCCCAAATCAGGGGATTACTTGTGGATGCCTATTGCGAAAAGTCCGCGTTCCTCACTTGGCTAATTCCCACCCAGGACAGTCCCGATCCCAGGGATGGCTTTGATCCTGCCACATATCTTATAG GTCCCGATGAGGAGCTGTCTCGAAAACTGTGCTATCTGGAGTTCATCATGCATGCTCCtagcaattattattttgatcgGACGACGCCTTTTCCACTGCCGGATGTGGATGAATACGCTGCCCAACGCACTGGCGGCTTCATCTGGACACGTTTGCCCATCTTCAAGCGGGAACGAgagcgggaacgggaacgggaacgagATCGAGTGGGTAAGGCGGCCGCctag
- the LOC117793527 gene encoding keratin, type I cytoskeletal 10 isoform X1, with amino-acid sequence MSATSTKCSKCQREAEDEATLCKNCAASTDAKDEKKQREKEEEKEEAKTEKDCVKMEIDTDLTTTETLDDLDELDELTKQKEEKEKEMARQNQQKQSEAKQQQQQLMTKVKEEAEQQQQPEEQSLLIKAELAADGDADSKMAAVPSQTCQAPNAPASQATQRGGKITRSSLNGSRSPNIMKRLRKSTRSTRFKAKLTGRGGAAGGGGAGVGGAGAGGGATNGHNGATNCKTHGKLGGGAAGGGGGGSAASTPRNRRTLFKRPAQKTPRVQATTRFVKSVFYKGSYMQIGDIVSIVDSEHNVYYAQIRGLLVDAYCEKSAFLTWLIPTQDSPDPRDGFDPATYLIGPDEELSRKLCYLEFIMHAPSNYYFDRTTPFPLPDVDEYAAQRTGGFIWTRLPIFKRERERERERERDRVGKAAA; translated from the exons atgtccgCCACTTCCACAAAGTGCAGCAAGTGCCAGAGAGAGGCAGAAGATGAGGCTACACTTTGCAAAAACTGCGCTGCTTCCACAGATGCCAAAGACGAGAAGAAGCAGCGGGaaaaggaggaggagaaggaggaggcaAAGACAGAGAAGGATTGtgtaaaaatggaaattgatACGGATTTGACAACAACGGAAACATTGGACGATCTAGATGAACTGGACGAGCTCACAAAGcagaaggaggagaaggagaaggaaaTGGCAAGGCagaatcaacaaaaacaaagcgaagcgaaacagcaacaacaacaactgatgACAAAAGTAAAAGAGGAGgcggagcagcagcagcagccggaGGAGCAGTCGCTGCTAATAAAAGCGGAGTTAGCAGCGGACGGCGATGCCGACAGCAAAATGGCGGCTGTGCCTAGCCAGACATGCCAAGCCCCCAACGCCCCCGCCTCCCAGGCGACACAACGTGGGGGGAAGATCACGAGGAGCAGCTTGAACGGATCACGTTCCCCGAATATCATGAAGCGACTGAGGAAGAGCACGAGGAGCACGCGATTCAAGGCGAAGCTAACGGGACGCGGTGGAGCAGCTggcggaggaggagcagg CgtaggaggagcaggagccgGAGGAGGAGCAACAAATGGACACAATGGAGCAACGAATTGCAAGACACATGGCAAACtaggaggaggagcagcaggaggaggaggcggaggaTCAGCTGCATCGACTCCCAGAAATCGGCGGACATTATTCAAGCGTCCGGCACAGAAGACTCCAAGAGTCCAGGCGACCACGAGATTCGTAAAGAGCGTCTTCTACAAGGGCAGCTACATGCAGATTGGAGACATCGTCAGCATCGTGGACAGCGAACATAATGTTTACTATGCCCAAATCAGGGGATTACTTGTGGATGCCTATTGCGAAAAGTCCGCGTTCCTCACTTGGCTAATTCCCACCCAGGACAGTCCCGATCCCAGGGATGGCTTTGATCCTGCCACATATCTTATAG GTCCCGATGAGGAGCTGTCTCGAAAACTGTGCTATCTGGAGTTCATCATGCATGCTCCtagcaattattattttgatcgGACGACGCCTTTTCCACTGCCGGATGTGGATGAATACGCTGCCCAACGCACTGGCGGCTTCATCTGGACACGTTTGCCCATCTTCAAGCGGGAACGAgagcgggaacgggaacgggaacgagATCGAGTGGGTAAGGCGGCCGCctag
- the LOC117786564 gene encoding HVA22-like protein h, producing MIYEFLMLIFGWLYPAYATYASLGANQANQVKWMKYWIVFGIFTSFHFLTGCLECWVPFFAAFKLCVLLWLLPNLGGGCQLILEELLDPLMCRNRMIIQQAFNGVSDISSALLRELIKMVYHLLVDVVEQCWQLTRNADDIHVPTRLQAAINEVIAELRAARQAAAPVPVVTPSAAPAALALLPAVAPPEPLPLDVQPNPIANSTPIPLVRAANLTDDDAIQLRILLAEAASAIRMQWRLQSAHQEHLAPIQSVHSQLCTGKHQQELEDVDRAYLEYQAGEQH from the coding sequence ATGATTTATGAATTTCTAATGCTAATATTTGGCTGGCTATATCCGGCATACGCGACCTATGCCAGTTTGGGTGCGAATCAAGCGAATCAAGTGAAATGGATGAAATATTGGATTGTATTTGGCATATTTACATCGTTTCATTTCCTGACTGGATGTTTGGAATGCTGGGTGCCATTTTTTGCGGCCTTTAAGCTGTGTGTTTTACTGTGGCTGTTGCCCAACTTAGGAGGAGGTTGTCAATTGATACTGGAGGAGCTTTTGGATCCGTTAATGTGTCGCAATCGGATGATCATACAGCAGGCATTTAATGGTGTCTCCGATATCAGCAGTGCTCTCTTGAGGGAGCTCATTAAGATGGTTTATCATCTGTTGGTGGATGTGGTGGAACAATGCTGGCAATTGACCCGCAATGCGGATGATATTCATGTGCCGACTCGCCTCCAGGCGGCCATTAATGAGGTAATTGCGGAATTGCGTGCAGCACGTCAGGCTGCGGCTCCGGTTCCGGTTGTGACTCCGTCTGCAGCTCCGGCTGCACTTGCTCTGCTTCCGGCAGTTGCCCCACCGGAACCGCTACCTCTCGATGTCCAGCCGAATCCCATTGCCAATTCTACGCCGATTCCTTTGGTCCGTGCCGCCAATTTGACCGATGATGATGCCATACAATTGCGTATTCTATTAGCTGAAGCCGCCAGCGCCATTCGGATGCAGTGGCGCCTCCAATCCGCCCATCAGGAGCACCTGGCACCCATTCAAAGTGTCCACTCCCAGCTGTGCACCGGAAAGCATCAACAGGAGCTTGAGGATGTCGATCGCGCCTATCTGGAGTACCAAGCTGGCGAACAGCATTAG
- the LOC117783854 gene encoding uncharacterized protein LOC117783854: MVAAPSENKSNAEENAINLAAVAILSDCDDISDIDGEDLANELHKTLNSRRVSTLQKSIFNTTLDFTELPAGCQQIDAAVKAFKAHVEQEKASWHTLCLKNPVKPSGAPKPSQEQQEYLNKGPNIKNIMREFGAFMNKGTRFLVESEEMLDLVEDVKDECRKNVRVEQNNNIMKCLSKFKKNEF, translated from the exons atggtAGCCGCACCAAgcgaaaataaaagtaatgctgaagaaaatgcaattaatttggcaGCAGTCGCAATTCTCAGCGACTGTGACGATATCTCCGATATTGATGGAGAAGATTTGGCCAATGAATTGCACAAAACACTAAATTCAAGACGCGTCTCAACGCTACAGAAAAGCATTTTCAATACGACGCTCGACTTTACGGAAT TGCCCGCTGGTTGTCAGCAGATTGACGCGGCTGTGAAAGCCTTCAAGGCGCACGTCGAGCAGGAGAAAGCATCGTGGCACACCCTGTGCCTAAAGAACCCTGTGAAACCATCGGGTGCACCAAAGCCCAGCCAGGAGCAACAGGAGTATTTGAATAAAGGAcccaatataaaaaatattatgcgGGAATTTGGCGCATTCATGAATAAAGGTACCAGATTCCTAGTGGAATCGGAGGAAATGCTGGATTTAGTGGAAGATGTCAAGGATGAGTGTCGGAAAAATGTGCGCGTCGAgcaaaataacaacattatGAAATGTTTGTccaaattcaagaaaaatgaattttaa
- the LOC117783843 gene encoding transmembrane protein 242, whose product MSEVGVAIDAVAAEKQRKFRIQAAAFMGLVGGISALFGFSRTLATAKRADSKVLQQQGTRQGIILMDEGSTLALRALGWGTLYAVLGTGAICYGVWKLSGAKDFEEFRLKMGRTLPRITKDEPPQSRTDFDSLTDLMKYVATWTKE is encoded by the exons aTGAGTGAAGTTGGCGTTGCCATCGACGCAGTGGCAGCGGAGAAGCAGCGCAAGTTTCGCATACAAG ccgCTGCTTTCATGGGACTTGTCGGTGGCATCTCCGCTCTCTTTGGATTCTCTCGCACGCTGGCGACGGCGAAGAGAGCGGACAGCAAAGTGCTGCAGCAACAAGGAACACGCCAGGGCATCATACTCATGGACGAGGGCTCCACACTGGCGCTGCGTGCCCTGGGATGGGGCACTCTGTACGCCGTTCTGGGCACTGGCGCCATCTGTTATGGCGTCTGGAAACTAAGTGGCGCCAAAGAC tTCGAAGAGTTCCGGTTGAAAATGGGAAGAACATTGCCTCGGATAACAAAGGACGAGCCACCGCAAAGTCGCACGGATTTTGACAGTCTTACGGATCTTATGAAATACGTGGCCACCTGGACCAAGGAATAA
- the LOC117780635 gene encoding LOW QUALITY PROTEIN: DNA-directed RNA polymerase II subunit RPB1 (The sequence of the model RefSeq protein was modified relative to this genomic sequence to represent the inferred CDS: inserted 2 bases in 1 codon; substituted 1 base at 1 genomic stop codon): MSTTTDSKAPLRQVKRVQFGILSPDEIRRMSVTEGGVQFAETLEGGRPKLGGLMDPRQGVIDRTSRCQTCAGNMTECPGHFGHIDLAKPVFHIGFITKTIKILRCVCFYCSKMLVSPHNPKIKEIVMKSKGQPRKRLAYVYDLCKGKTICEGGEDMDLTKDNQQVDPNKKPGHGGCGHYQPSIRRTGLDLSAEWKHVNEDSQEKKIIVSAERVWEILKHITDEECFILGMDPKYARPDWMIVTVLPVPPLAVRPAVVMFGAAKNQDDLTHKLADIIKANNELRKNEASGAAAHVIQENIKMLQFHVATLVDNDMPGMPRAMQKSGKPLKAIKARLKGKEGRIRGNLMGKRVDFSARTVITPDPNLRIDQVGVPRSIAQNLTFPELVTPFNIDRMQELVRRGNSQYPGAKYIVRDNGERIDLRFHPKSSDLHLQCGYKVERHLRDDDLVIFNRQPTLHKMSMMGHRVKVLPWSTFRMNLSCTSPYNADFDGDEMNLHVPQSMETRAEVENIHITPRQIITPQANKPVMGIVQDTLTAVRKMTKRDVFITREQVMNLLMFLPTWDGKMPQPCILKPRPLWTGKQIFSLIIPGNVNMIRTHSTHPDEEDDGPYKWISPGDTKVMVEHGELIMGILCKKTLGTSAGSLLHICFLELGHDIAGRFYGNIQTVINNWLLLEGHSIGIGDTIADPQTYTEIQTAIKKAKDDVINVIQKAHNMELEPTPGNTLRQTFENKVNRILNDARDKTGGSAKKSLTEYNNLKAMVVSGSKGSNINISQVIACVGQQNVEGKRIPYGFRKRTLPHFIKDDYGPESRGFVENSYLAGLTPSEFYFHAMGGREGLIDTAVKTAETGYIQRRLIKAMESVMVNXDGEVRKAVDEDVLKMRKXVICKVFTDDVIKEMTDSSDAIQELEGEWDKLVTDRDNLRTIFPNGDSKVVLPCNLQRMIWNVQKIFHINKRLPTDLSPMRVIRGVQGLLERCVIVTGNDRISKQANENATLLFQCLIRSTLCTKYVAEEFRLSTEAFEWLIGEIETRFQQAQANPGEMVGALAAQSLGEPATQMTLNTFHFAGVSSKNVTLGVPRLKEIINISKKPKAPSLTVFLTGGAARDAEKAKNVLCRLEHTTLRKVTANTAIYYDPDPQRTVIAEDQEFVNVYYEMPDFDPTRISPWLLRIELDRKRMTDKKLTMEQIAEKINVGFGEDLNCIFNDDNADKLVLRIRIMNNEENKFQDEDEAVDKMEDDMFLRCIEANMLSDMTLQGIEAIGKVYMHLPQTDSKKRIVITETGEFKAIGEWLLETDGTSMMKVLSERDVDPIRTSSNDICEIFQVLGIEAVRKSVEKEMNAVLQFYGLYVNYRHLALLCDVMTAKGHLMAITRHGINRQDTGALMRCSFEETVDVLMDAAAHAETDPMRGVSENIIMGQLPKMGTGCFDLLLDAEKCRFGIEIPNSLGSSMLGGAAMFIGGGSTPSMTPPMTPWVNCHTPRYFSPPGHVSAMTPGGPSFSPSAASDASGMSPSWSPAHPGSSPSSPGPSMSPYFPASPSVSPSYSPTSPNYTASSPGGASPNYSPSSPNYSPTSPLYAAASPRYASATPNFNPQSTGYSPSSSGYSPTSPVYSPTSNFQSSPSFAGSGSNMYSPGNAYSPSSSNYSPNSPSYSPMSPSYSPSSPSYSPTSPCYSPTSPSYSPTSPNYTPVTPSYSPTSPNYSASPHYSPASPAYSQTGVKYSPTSPTYSPPSPSYDGSPGSPQYTPGSPQYSPASPKYSPTSPLYSPSSPQHSPSNQYSPTGSTYSATSPRYSPNISIYSPGSTKYSPTSPTYTPTARNYSPTSPMYSPTAPSHYSPTSPAYSPSSPTFEESDD, encoded by the exons atgagcacCACAACGGATTCAAAGGCGCCGCTGCGTCAAGTAAAACGCGTACAGTTTGGTATTTTATCACCTGATGAAATT CGTCGCATGTCCGTTACGGAGGGCGGCGTCCAGTTCGCCGAGACCCTCGAGGGCGGTCGTCCGAAGCTGGGCGGATTGATGGATCCGCGACAGGGTGTCATCGACCGGACATCCCGTTGTCAGACGTGTGCTGGAAATATGACGGAATGTCCGGGACATTTTGGTCACATTGATCTGGCCAAACCCGTCTTTCACATCGGATTCATCACCAAGACCATCAAGATACTCCGTTGCGTCTGTTTCTACTGCTCCAAGATGTTGGTCTCTCCGCACAATCCGAAGATCAAAGAGATCGTGATGAAGTCGAAGGGACAACCGAGAAAACGACTCGCCTACGTCTACGATCTGTGCAAGGGAAAGACGATCTGCGAGGGCGGCGAGGACATGGACCTCACCAAGGACAATCAACAGGTCGATCCCAATAAGAAGCCCGGACACGGCGGCTGCGGTCACTATCAGCCCTCGATAAGGCGAACAGGCCTCGATTTGAGCGCCGAGTGGAAGCATGTCAATGAGGATTCCCAG GAGAAGAAAATAATCGTGTCTGCTGAGCGCGTCTGGGAGATTCTCAAGCACATCACGGACGAGGAGTGTTTTATTCTGGGCATGGATCCCAAATACGCGCGTCCCGATTGGATGATTGTCACTGTACTTCCGGTTCCGCCACTCGCCGTACGTCCGGCCGTTGTCATGTTTGGTGCGGCCAAGAATCAGGATGATTTGACGCACAAACTGGCGGATATTATCAAGGCCAACAATGAGTTGAGGAAGAATGAAGCGAGTGGCGCTGCTGCCCATGTTATACAGGAGAACATCAAGATGCTGCAGTTCCATGTGGCCACACTGGTGGACAATGATATGCCCGGAATGCCACGGGCCATGCAAAAGTCCGGAAAGCCCCTAAAAGCCATCAAGGCACGTCTCAAGGGCAAAGAGGGACGTATTCGTGGTAATTTGATGGGCAAACGTGTGGATTTCTCCGCCCGTACCGTTATTACACCTGATCCTAATCTCCGAATTGATCAGGTGGGCGTACCACGTTCCATTGCACAGAATTTAACCTTTCCGGAGTTGGTAACGCCGTTCAACATTGATCGCATGCAGGAATTGGTGCGGAGAGGCAATTCTCAATATCCGGGCGCCAAATATATTGTACGTGATAATGGCGAACGTATAGATTTAAGATTTCATCCGAAATCCTCCGATTTACATTTGCAATGTGGCTATAAGGTGGAGAGACATCTAAGAGATGATGATTTGGTTATATTCAATCGTCAGCCTACACTGCACAAAATGAGTATGATGGGTCACAGGGTTAAAGTGCTTCCCTGGTCCACATTTCGCATGAATCTATCCTGTACTTCCCCCTACAATGCCGATTTCGATGGCGATGAAATGAATCTGCATGTCCCACAGTCCATGGAAACCCGTGCCGAGGTGGAGAACATACATATTACGCCCAGACAGATTATAACACCGCAGGCCAATAAACCGGTTATGGGTATTGTCCAGGACACTTTGACAGCGGTGCGTAAGATGACCAAACGTGATGTATTCATAACCAGGGAACAGGTGATGAATCTACTCATGTTTCTGCCCACCTGGGATGGCAAAATGCCGCAACCCTGTATATTAAAACCGCGTCCCTTGTGGACGGGCAAACAGATCTTCTCATTGATTATACCCGGCAATGTGAATATGATACGCACACATTCAACGCATCCGGATGAGGAGGATGACGGGCCGTACAAGTGGATATCGCCGGGTGATACCAAAGTAATGGTCGAACATGGTGAACTCATTATGGGTATACTCTGTAAAAAGACGCTGGGTACTTCAGCGGGTTCCCTTCTCCATATTTGTTTCCTTGAGTTGGGTCATGATATTGCTGGACGATTTTATGGTAATATTCAGACGGTGATCAACAATTGGTTGTTGCTGGAGGGACATAGTATTGGTATTGGTGATACCATTGCCGATCCGCAGACCTATACGGAAATTCAGACGGCCATCAAGAAGGCCAAAGATGATGTCATCAATGTTATACAGAAGGCTCACAATATGGAGCTGGAACCCACGCCGGGTAATACATTGCGTCAGACCTTCGAGAACAAGGTGAATCGTATTCTGAACGATGCTCGTGACAAAACTGGCGGATCCGCCAAGAAATCCCTCACCGAATACAACAATCTAAAGGCTATGGTCGTGTCCGGATCCAAGGGTTCCAACATTAACATCTCACAG GTTATTGCTTGTGTGGGACAACAGAACGTGGAGGGCAAGCGAATTCCGTATGGTTTCCGGAAGCGCACACTGCCGCATTTCATCAAGGACGATTACGGTCCCGAGTCGCGAGGATTCGTGGAGAATTCGTATCTGGCCGGCCTGACGCCATCCGAGTTCTATTTCCATGCGATGGGAGGACGTGAAGGTCTGATTGATACGGCCGTAAAGACTGCGGAAACTGGTTATATTCAGCGTCGTCTGATCAAGGCTATGGAGTCCGTGATGGTCAA TGATGGCGAAGTGCGTAAAGCTGTTGACGAGGACGTGCTAAAGATGCGCAAATGAGTTATATGCAAAGTCTTTACGGATGATGTCATCAAAGAAATGACGGATAGCAGTGATGCCATACAGGAATTGGAGGGAGAATGGGATAAACTGGTCACAGATCGTGATAATCTACGCACAATCTTTCCCAATGGTGATTCCAAAGTGGTTTTACCATGCAATCTACAACGCATGATTTGGAATGTACAAAAGATCTTTCATATCAATAAGAGATTACCCACGGACTTATCGCCTATGCGGGTAATTAGAGGCGTACAAGGATTACTGGAGAGATGTGTTATAGTCACGGGAAATGATCGCATCTCCAAGCAGGCTAATGAAAATGCTACATTACTTTTCCAATGTCTCATACGCTCCACACTCTGTACTAAATATGTTGCCGAGGAATTTCGATTGTCAACGGAAGCTTTTGAGTGGTTAATTGGTGAGATTGAGACACGCTTCCAGCAGGCTCAAGCGAATCCTGGCGAAATGGTTGGCGCCTTGGCGGCACAAAGTTTGGGTGAACCCGCCACACAGATGACCCTGAATACTTTCCATTTTGCTGGTGTCTCCTCAAAGAACGTAACCCTGGGTGTGCCCAGACTTAAGGAGATTATCAACATCTCCAAGAAACCAAAGGCTCCATCTTTAACCGTCTTTTTGACTGGAGGCGCTGCTCGTGATGCGGAAAAGgccaaaaatgttttatgtcGCTTGGAGCACACAACTTTACGTAAAGTCACTGCGAATACGGCCATCTATTACGATCCGGATCCACAGCGTACGGTCATAGCCGAGGATCAGGAGTTTGTCAATGTCTACTATGAAATGCCCGACTTTGATCCTACACGCATTTCACCCTGGTTGCTACGCATTGAATTGGACCGTAAACGCATGACGGATAAAAAATTGACCATGGAACAGATTGCGGAAAAGATAAATGTCGGATTTGGTGAAGATctcaattgcattttcaacGATGACAATGCCGATAAGCTTGTGCTGCGCATTCGCATCATGAACAACGAGGAGAACAAGTTccaggatgaggatgaggccGTGGACAAGATGGAGGATGACATGTTCCTGCGCTGCATCGAGGCCAACATGTTGTCCGACATGACACTCCAGGGCATCGAAGCCATCGGCAAG GTGTACATGCATCTGCCGCAGACGGACAGCAAGAAACGTATCGTAATTACGGAGACGGGCGAGTTCAAGGCGATTGGCGAATGGCTGCTGGAAACGGACGGCACCTCGATGATGAAGGTGCTGTCGGAGCGGGATGTGGATCCCATCAGAACATCCTCCAACGATATTTGCGAGATATTCCAAGTGCTGGGCATTGAGGCAGTGCGAAAGTCCGTGGAGAAGGAAATGAATGCCGTGCTGCAGTTTTACGGTCTCTACGTGAACTATCGGCATTTGGCCTTGCTGTGTGATGTGATGACAGCCAAGGGTCACTTGATGGCCATTACACGTCACGGCATTAATCGACAGGATACGGGTGCTCTGATGCGTTGCTCCTTTGAGGAAACTGTCGATGTGCTGATGGATGCAGCGGCTCATGCCGAAACGGATCCCATGCGTGGCGTCTCCGAGAACATTATTATGGGTCAATTGCCCAAAATGGGCACCGGTTGCTTTGATCTGCTGCTGGATGCCGAAAAGTGTCGCTTCGGCATCGAGATTCCCAATTCGCTGGGCAGCAGCATGTTGGGCGGTGCCGCCATGTTCATTGGCGGCGGTTCCACGCCCTCCATGACCCCGCCCATGACGCCCTGGGTGAACTGCCATACACCTCGCTATTTCTCACCACCTGGACACG TGAGTGCCATGACACCGGGTGGTCCAAGCTTCTCGCCGTCAGCCGCATCGGATGCCTCGGGAATGTCGCCGAGTTGGTCACCAGCGCATCCCGGTTCGTCGCCCAGTTCGCCGGGTCCGTCGATGTCGCCGTATTTCCCCGCTTCGCCCAGTGTATCGCCGTCGTATTCGCCGACCTCGCCGAATTACACGGCCTCGTCGCCAGGTGGCGCTTCGCCCAACTATTCACCATCGAGTCCAAATTATTCGCCGACTTCGCCGCTTTATGCGGCTGCCAGTCCCCGTTACGCCTCGGCCACGCCCAATTTTAATCCACAATCAACGGGTTATTCACCGTCATCATCGGGCTATTCACCGACATCGCCGGTGTATTCGCCCACATCGAACTTCCAGTCGAGTCCATCGTTTGCCGGCAGCGGCAGTAATATGTATTCGCCGGGAAATGCATATTCGCCGAGCTCCTCAAATTATTCACCCAATTCGCCGTCATATTCACCGATGTCACCATCGTATTCACCCTCCAGTCCATCGTATTCACCGACCTCACCGTGCTATTCACCGACCTCGCCCTCGTATTCACCGACCTCACCGAATTATACACCCGTAACCCCATCATATTCACCGACATCGCCCAATTATTCCGCCTCGCCGCATTATTCACCGGCCTCGCCGGCCTATTCACAAACCGGTGTGAAATATTCACCGACATCGCCGACATATTCGCCGCCATCGCCGTCGTATGACGGTTCGCCGGGCTCGCCGCAATATACACCCGGCTCGCCGCAATATTCGCCGGCCTCACCGAAATACTCGCCAACATCGCCACTGTATTCGCCGAGTTCGCCGCAACATTCGCCGTCGAATCAATATAGTCCCACTGGCTCCACATATTCGGCGACAAGTCCACGTTATTCACCGAATATCTCAATTTATTCGCCCGGCAGCACCAAATATTCACCGACATCGCCAACTTATACGCCAACGGCGAGAAATTATTCACCAACATCACCGATGTATTCACCGACAGCGCCATCCCATTACAGTCCCACAAGTCCGGCGTATTCACCGAGCAGTCCGACCTTTGAGGAGAGCGATGACTAA